A genomic stretch from Komagataeibacter xylinus includes:
- a CDS encoding NADH-quinone oxidoreductase subunit N, with amino-acid sequence MTGHDVFLPMPLMVVSLGIMIMLAATAWRRSVERSFVGGMVSLLLALAVMGHHTGRMPDTGGSLFIQDRWTGYTAILIIFSSLCILLMAWRDAGHDRTTLVDEYPLLFMLGTLGALAMVFSANYMSFFLGLEIQGISLIGLAAFRHRSFMQGCEAAMKYLILSGVSSAILLFGIGLAYSITGSLRFMAPIVAGDLPAALPVAATVMILVGMFFKLSAVPFHMWLPDVMEGAPVPVATFLAVVSKIAIFSSLVRYFGTGDQPPFFDDILSVVITLTILGGNLLALRQTSLIRLLACSSIAHVGYLLIAFLCPGHLQSGAITFYLLAYTASTLGVFATITAFAIHEGPDGTAIMQWKGLFFRRPFLASAMSLMLLSLAGIPPGIGFFAKFEIAATGVEYPRGLLLCVLMIGSIIGLYYYLNIIRMMMAAPSLPSPRLNRHARPELTALVIVLSMIVVIGGLLPARAIHSLLPAPTVPPAVQDRMAP; translated from the coding sequence ATGACCGGGCATGATGTTTTCCTGCCAATGCCACTGATGGTGGTTTCTTTAGGCATCATGATCATGCTTGCTGCTACGGCGTGGCGGCGTTCGGTAGAGCGCAGCTTTGTGGGTGGCATGGTGTCACTGCTGCTGGCCCTTGCGGTCATGGGGCACCATACGGGCAGAATGCCTGATACGGGTGGCAGCCTGTTCATTCAGGACCGGTGGACAGGCTATACAGCCATCCTGATCATATTTTCCAGCCTGTGCATCCTGCTCATGGCATGGCGGGATGCGGGGCATGACCGAACCACGCTGGTGGATGAATATCCCCTGCTGTTCATGCTGGGCACGCTTGGCGCGCTGGCCATGGTATTCAGCGCAAATTACATGTCCTTTTTCCTGGGGCTGGAAATACAGGGCATCTCTCTCATAGGGCTTGCGGCCTTCCGGCACCGCTCCTTCATGCAGGGGTGCGAAGCGGCGATGAAATACCTGATCCTGTCCGGGGTTTCTTCCGCCATTCTCCTGTTCGGTATCGGTCTGGCCTATAGCATTACGGGATCACTGCGGTTCATGGCCCCTATCGTGGCCGGGGATCTGCCTGCCGCCCTGCCCGTTGCCGCCACGGTCATGATCCTTGTCGGCATGTTCTTCAAACTTTCTGCCGTGCCCTTCCATATGTGGCTGCCTGACGTAATGGAGGGCGCACCCGTTCCTGTAGCGACGTTTTTGGCCGTGGTCTCTAAAATTGCAATATTCTCGTCGCTTGTGCGCTATTTCGGCACGGGAGACCAGCCGCCCTTTTTCGATGACATCCTGTCTGTCGTCATTACCCTGACCATTCTGGGCGGCAACCTGCTTGCATTGCGCCAGACCAGCCTCATACGCCTTCTGGCCTGTTCATCCATTGCGCATGTGGGGTATCTCCTGATTGCTTTTCTCTGCCCCGGCCACCTGCAATCGGGGGCCATCACCTTTTATCTTCTGGCCTATACCGCCAGTACATTGGGCGTTTTTGCCACCATCACCGCCTTTGCCATACATGAAGGACCGGATGGCACGGCTATCATGCAGTGGAAGGGACTGTTTTTCAGGCGCCCGTTTCTGGCTTCGGCCATGTCGCTCATGCTGCTTTCGCTTGCGGGTATTCCGCCAGGCATCGGCTTTTTTGCCAAGTTCGAAATCGCGGCAACCGGCGTTGAATACCCGCGTGGCCTGCTGCTGTGCGTACTCATGATCGGCAGTATTATCGGGTTGTATTATTACCTGAACATCATCCGTATGATGATGGCAGCCCCCTCTTTACCATCCCCCCGCCTCAACCGGCACGCCCGCCCGGAACTGACGGCGCTTGTCATCGTTCTGAGCATGATCGTGGTCATCGGAGGGCTTTTACCCGCCCGTGCCATCCATTCGCTTCTGCCTGCCCCCACCGTCCCGCCTGCAGTGCAGGACAGGATGGCGCCTTGA
- a CDS encoding CBS domain-containing protein: protein MSSRVFHILAQKGSTVITVRADDPILGVATTLAQHNIGGAPVLDPDGQLLGLVSEKGIVNALSRHGADILTLTARDIMTKDMPTATPEDSIYDLACRMTYSRNRHVPVLENGKLVGLVRHWRYC from the coding sequence ATGTCTTCTCGTGTCTTTCACATTCTGGCGCAAAAAGGCAGTACGGTCATTACCGTCAGGGCAGATGACCCCATTCTCGGTGTCGCCACCACGCTGGCGCAGCATAATATTGGCGGAGCCCCCGTTCTTGATCCTGATGGACAACTCCTTGGCCTTGTATCGGAAAAAGGGATTGTCAACGCGCTCTCCCGGCACGGTGCGGACATACTCACCCTGACAGCAAGGGATATCATGACAAAGGATATGCCGACCGCAACACCCGAAGACAGTATTTATGATCTTGCCTGCCGCATGACATATTCCCGCAACCGGCATGTGCCCGTTCTGGAAAACGGCAAACTCGTCGGGCTGGTCAGGCATTGGCGATATTGTTAA
- the ligD gene encoding non-homologous end-joining DNA ligase: MQTPAPRTAHAVTLTHPDRIYWPDGGVTKAGLADYYEAVWPRMAPFIIDRPLALLRCPEGIEGPCFFQKNVWKGMNAHIVALDDPQNAQHGHLIGIHDLDGLMGLVQGAALEIHPWEASCRDWEQPDQLVMDLDPGEGVGWASVIAAAREMRVRLEASGLAAFVKTSGGKGLHVIAPLEPVADWAGVKTFTHTLAQDMAADSPERFITTVSKVKRHGRILLDYLRNQRGATSVAPYSTRARPGAPVSMPVSWAELDTLTGPAQFTLGNTMERLASQRTDPWADFHAARRPLGAVNG, translated from the coding sequence ATGCAAACACCTGCGCCCCGAACCGCGCATGCTGTTACGCTGACCCATCCGGACCGGATTTACTGGCCGGACGGCGGTGTAACCAAGGCAGGGCTGGCCGATTATTATGAAGCTGTATGGCCACGCATGGCTCCGTTCATTATTGACCGGCCACTGGCGCTGCTGCGCTGCCCGGAAGGGATCGAGGGGCCATGCTTTTTTCAGAAAAACGTATGGAAGGGCATGAACGCCCATATCGTAGCGCTTGATGATCCGCAGAACGCGCAGCACGGCCATCTGATCGGTATCCATGATCTTGATGGCCTTATGGGGCTGGTGCAGGGAGCCGCACTGGAAATTCATCCATGGGAGGCCTCATGCCGCGACTGGGAGCAACCCGACCAACTGGTCATGGATCTTGATCCGGGGGAGGGCGTGGGATGGGCATCTGTCATTGCAGCCGCACGGGAAATGCGCGTGCGGCTTGAAGCCTCCGGGCTTGCGGCCTTCGTCAAGACCTCTGGCGGCAAGGGGCTGCATGTTATCGCCCCGCTTGAGCCCGTGGCCGACTGGGCAGGTGTAAAGACCTTTACCCATACTCTGGCGCAGGATATGGCGGCTGACAGCCCTGAGCGTTTTATTACGACTGTTTCCAAGGTAAAGCGCCATGGCAGGATCCTGCTTGATTACCTGCGCAACCAGCGCGGGGCGACATCGGTGGCACCCTATTCAACCCGTGCACGTCCCGGCGCCCCGGTCTCGATGCCGGTAAGCTGGGCGGAACTGGACACCCTTACCGGCCCGGCCCAGTTCACATTGGGCAATACCATGGAACGGCTTGCCTCGCAGCGTACGGACCCATGGGCGGATTTTCATGCCGCGCGACGACCACTTGGAGCAGTGAATGGCTGA
- a CDS encoding OBAP family protein, translating into MSFLHNFTCRRCFNRTLAATLVAAPLSAIAGRRAGAADKKLAPVPGGPTSLRSDALDAAADTLQAKKPIDAMSAYLNGFHFYADDMGRQVEANHFCTHLSEGFHQCVIYEANQKNARLIGIEYIVSEKIFRTLPEEEKKLWHSHHYEVKSGMLVAPGVPDIGEHAFMADLVTTYGKTWHTWQIDRDHDLPLGIPQLMMGFTKDGQIRQSFLDDRDRRFDISTRSEKENRADIPTPQIVPGANTWQGGKTPQLQLVEMPVKNLIL; encoded by the coding sequence ATGTCGTTCCTTCATAACTTTACCTGCCGCCGATGTTTCAATCGCACGCTGGCCGCAACCCTTGTCGCGGCACCCCTTTCGGCAATTGCGGGGCGCAGGGCCGGTGCGGCGGACAAAAAGCTGGCTCCCGTTCCCGGCGGCCCCACATCGCTGCGCAGCGATGCGCTCGATGCGGCGGCGGACACATTGCAGGCCAAGAAACCGATTGATGCGATGAGCGCGTATCTGAACGGTTTTCATTTCTATGCCGATGATATGGGCCGGCAGGTGGAGGCCAACCATTTCTGCACGCATCTGAGCGAGGGCTTCCATCAATGCGTGATTTATGAAGCCAACCAGAAAAATGCCCGGTTGATTGGCATTGAATATATCGTGAGTGAAAAAATATTCAGGACACTCCCCGAAGAAGAAAAGAAATTATGGCATAGCCATCACTACGAGGTGAAATCCGGCATGCTTGTCGCCCCCGGCGTGCCCGATATCGGCGAGCATGCGTTCATGGCCGATCTCGTAACCACGTATGGCAAGACATGGCACACCTGGCAGATCGACCGGGACCATGACCTGCCTCTGGGTATTCCCCAGTTGATGATGGGCTTTACCAAAGACGGCCAGATCCGTCAGTCCTTTCTCGATGATCGGGACAGGCGTTTCGATATTTCCACCCGGAGCGAAAAAGAGAACCGTGCCGATATCCCGACGCCGCAGATCGTGCCGGGTGCCAACACATGGCAGGGCGGCAAGACACCACAGTTACAGCTTGTGGAAATGCCCGTAAAAAATCTTATCCTCTGA
- a CDS encoding efflux transporter outer membrane subunit translates to MGIPSNRVRAGMARERGRAVLLLAVLLCGCNLAPRYHRPTLPNTPATFREAGIWTPARPADTVQRGAWWSVMGDEVLDRLEDRIEHGSPQLAAAVARYDQARALVRRARADFFPQIDATASAQHERALFPATGNYYEYHDYESGGTVSWEPDIWGRIRNLVRAARASAQASATDLASIRLSLEGELGDDYFQLRGLDARISLLQKTIAAYSAALDLTTKRFVGGAANELDVGRARTQLTTTQSQLEQQLADRALAEHAIAVLIGEQPSTFSIPPADGLPPVPLIPITAPAHLLERRPDVASAERHMAAANARIGVARAAFFPNITLGATGGSETTTSMLASAGSGVWAFGPALATLAIFDGGRRFANLALTHAQYAQAAASYRQTALTAFREVEDQLALLNHLADAATRQEEGVVAATRTDHLAGVQYREGAVDYLQVVIAQTAALQAREDLITVNTRRLMSGIDLVRAMGGDWGDHAGLKGK, encoded by the coding sequence ATGGGGATCCCGTCAAACCGCGTGAGGGCAGGCATGGCGCGTGAGCGGGGCAGGGCGGTCCTGCTTCTCGCGGTCCTGCTGTGCGGCTGTAATCTCGCCCCCCGTTACCACAGGCCCACGCTGCCCAACACACCCGCCACATTCAGGGAAGCTGGCATATGGACCCCGGCACGGCCCGCCGATACCGTGCAGCGCGGGGCGTGGTGGTCGGTCATGGGCGATGAGGTTCTGGACCGGCTGGAAGACAGGATCGAACACGGCAGCCCGCAACTGGCCGCCGCCGTGGCGCGATATGATCAGGCGCGGGCGCTGGTCAGGCGGGCGCGGGCCGATTTCTTTCCCCAGATTGATGCAACCGCCAGCGCGCAGCATGAACGCGCACTCTTTCCGGCCACCGGCAATTATTACGAATATCATGACTATGAATCCGGTGGCACCGTTTCATGGGAGCCCGATATCTGGGGGCGCATCCGCAATCTGGTCAGGGCGGCGCGGGCCAGCGCGCAGGCCAGTGCGACTGATCTTGCATCGATCCGCCTCAGCCTGGAGGGCGAACTGGGCGATGACTATTTCCAGTTACGCGGTCTGGATGCCCGCATCAGCCTGCTGCAAAAGACCATCGCAGCCTATTCCGCAGCACTGGACCTGACCACGAAACGTTTTGTGGGAGGGGCCGCGAATGAGCTCGATGTCGGCCGTGCGCGCACACAGCTGACCACGACACAATCCCAGCTTGAACAGCAGCTGGCCGACCGCGCGCTGGCGGAACACGCCATTGCGGTGCTGATCGGTGAGCAGCCTTCCACCTTTTCAATCCCGCCAGCAGACGGTCTGCCGCCCGTGCCGCTCATTCCCATAACCGCACCCGCCCACCTGCTGGAACGCAGGCCCGATGTCGCATCGGCGGAGCGGCATATGGCGGCGGCCAATGCCCGGATCGGCGTGGCGCGGGCTGCTTTCTTTCCCAACATCACGCTGGGGGCGACGGGTGGTTCGGAAACCACGACCAGCATGCTGGCCTCGGCCGGGAGTGGCGTATGGGCGTTTGGCCCGGCGCTGGCCACGCTGGCCATATTTGATGGCGGGCGGCGGTTTGCCAATCTGGCACTCACGCATGCGCAATATGCACAGGCTGCAGCCAGTTACCGGCAGACCGCCCTGACGGCTTTCCGTGAGGTGGAAGACCAGCTTGCGCTGCTCAACCATCTGGCCGATGCCGCCACGCGGCAGGAGGAGGGCGTCGTGGCGGCAACGCGCACCGACCATCTGGCAGGTGTGCAGTACCGCGAAGGCGCCGTTGACTACCTGCAGGTTGTCATCGCCCAGACGGCGGCGTTACAGGCGCGTGAAGACCTGATTACAGTCAATACGCGTCGCCTCATGAGTGGCATCGACCTTGTACGGGCCATGGGAGGTGACTGGGGCGACCATGCCGGGCTGAAAGGGAAATAG
- a CDS encoding efflux RND transporter periplasmic adaptor subunit, with amino-acid sequence MAETHTAMHAGPGPRLRWIILGGACIFGLILVAGTITRIHERHHLHATNVAALVPSVNIVHPGGQAVDTLVLPGILQAWYSAPVYARTSGYLRQWYVDIGQKVEAGQLLAEIDTPDVDLQLAGARAALGTRTAQRDLAQITSRRWDRLNAQNAVSQQETDERRGNLAASEATRHEAAAEVERLETLSAFKRIIAPFTGVVTSRATDIGALIVAGTAASQPLFTVSDVTRLRLYVRVPQAYAARMHEGFVAHFTVPDYRNRQFDARLLHSSDAVDSQSGTMLVQLVYDNGENLLKPGAYAQIAFTFHAPAPQAPPSVRIPASSLLFRRDGTTVAVVDEHDHVRIQPVAILIDFGTELEVTGLAPQDRVITNPPDDIDNGDPVKPREGRHGA; translated from the coding sequence ATGGCTGAGACCCATACGGCCATGCATGCCGGGCCCGGACCCCGCCTGCGCTGGATCATTCTTGGCGGGGCGTGCATTTTCGGGCTCATCCTTGTGGCGGGCACGATTACGCGCATCCATGAACGCCACCATCTGCATGCCACCAATGTTGCAGCACTCGTGCCCAGCGTGAACATCGTGCATCCGGGTGGTCAGGCTGTTGATACGCTGGTCCTGCCCGGCATCCTGCAGGCGTGGTACAGCGCGCCGGTCTATGCACGGACCAGCGGCTACCTGCGGCAATGGTATGTCGATATCGGGCAGAAGGTGGAAGCAGGCCAGCTTCTGGCGGAAATTGACACGCCTGATGTCGATCTGCAGCTTGCAGGCGCACGGGCCGCGCTGGGCACCCGGACCGCGCAGCGCGATCTGGCCCAGATCACATCACGCCGGTGGGACCGGCTTAATGCCCAGAATGCCGTATCCCAGCAGGAAACGGATGAGCGGCGGGGCAATCTGGCCGCCAGCGAGGCCACGCGCCATGAAGCCGCGGCAGAAGTTGAACGGCTTGAAACGCTCTCGGCCTTCAAGCGCATCATCGCCCCTTTTACCGGTGTGGTCACCAGCCGTGCGACCGATATCGGTGCGCTGATCGTGGCGGGAACGGCTGCCAGCCAGCCACTTTTTACCGTATCGGACGTGACCCGCCTGCGGCTTTATGTACGTGTGCCACAGGCCTATGCCGCGCGGATGCATGAGGGCTTTGTCGCGCATTTTACGGTGCCCGATTACCGCAACCGGCAGTTTGATGCCCGTCTGCTGCATTCTTCGGATGCGGTTGACTCACAGTCGGGCACGATGCTGGTCCAGCTTGTCTATGATAATGGGGAAAATCTTCTCAAACCGGGGGCTTACGCCCAGATTGCCTTTACGTTTCACGCGCCCGCACCACAGGCGCCGCCGAGCGTGCGTATACCCGCAAGCAGCCTGCTCTTTCGCCGGGACGGTACAACCGTGGCGGTGGTGGATGAACATGACCATGTCAGGATACAGCCGGTTGCGATCCTGATCGATTTCGGGACCGAGCTTGAGGTTACGGGGCTTGCGCCACAGGACAGGGTCATCACCAACCCGCCAGATGATATTGATAATGGGGATCCCGTCAAACCGCGTGAGGGCAGGCATGGCGCGTGA
- a CDS encoding efflux RND transporter permease subunit: protein MNAIVQLALARPYTFIVMAILIAMAGVLSAIRTPEDIFPDIGIPVIAVAWTYSNLSPQDMSGRIVLPFQRTLTTTVNNIEHIEGQSLTGIGVIKIFFQPGTDIRIANTQVTAIAQTILRQLPIGTTPPLILNYNASTVPIVQLALSGEGMTEQQLYDYGFNFIRNRLVTVPGAALPYPYGGRVRQIQMDLDPGKLQSRGVSAQDVGNALTTQTQITPAGFVKIGEYQYNFRLNNAPLSVDLLNMLPVRTVNGAVVRVRDVAHVRDGATPQQNVVHVDGQRSALMTVLKSGATSTIAIVAGIKAMIPDATRGLPKQLKLRPVNDQSLFVRAAVNGVMREGAIAAGLTSLMILLFLGSWRSTLIVATSIPLSVMGAIAALSALGETLNVMTLGGLALAVGILVDEATVTIENIERHLEMGKDVHAAIIDGSGEIIVPAFLSLICICIVFVPMFYLPGVAGFLFVPMALSVMFAMVMSFILSRTLVPTMAMFLLRPHEDARQHKENIVTRFQHGFERYFEALRVRYSALLQSILDHRGWFVAGFLCFAVLSMGLFPFLGRNFFPQVDAGTMTLHVRGPTGMRIEETSALFQRIEKQIRQRIPAGEIDSIADNIGLPTSAINTAYNASGTIGPQDGDILVALKENHHPTERYIRILRRELPREFPEASFAFLPSDITTQILNFGVPAPIDIQVSGPNPDETRQFAGRILRAIRRIDGLVDARIQQPGHYPELRFDADRTRINQLGLTEGDVTTAIATSIAGTVQTAPLYWLDPHSMVTYPIAVQMPEYRISSLADIIGLPVTGVSAAQVQVLGALGTITRGTTSPVEAQYDIRSLVDVFAGGDGRDLGAIATDVQAALHRLEHDRPDTVTVTLRGQYQAMTTAFSGMGFGLLGAIVLIYLLIVINFQSWTDPCIVVLALPGALAGICWMLFATHTPLSVPALTGAIMCMGVATANSILVITFCREQLAEHGDALRAALTAGSTRLRPVIMTALAMVIGMLPMALGLGEGGEQNAPLGRAVIGGLLFATCASLFFVPTLFAIIYDRRARHGHDGARAHG, encoded by the coding sequence ATGAATGCAATTGTTCAACTGGCACTTGCCCGTCCCTATACATTTATCGTGATGGCCATCCTGATCGCCATGGCCGGCGTGCTTTCCGCCATCCGCACGCCGGAGGACATCTTTCCCGATATCGGCATTCCCGTCATTGCCGTGGCGTGGACCTACAGCAATCTTTCACCACAGGACATGTCCGGGCGCATCGTGCTGCCGTTCCAGCGCACGCTGACCACCACGGTCAACAATATCGAACATATCGAGGGACAGTCGCTGACGGGCATCGGGGTGATAAAGATATTCTTTCAGCCCGGCACCGATATCCGCATTGCCAATACGCAGGTCACCGCCATTGCCCAGACCATCCTGCGCCAGTTGCCCATTGGCACCACCCCGCCGCTGATCCTGAACTACAATGCCTCCACCGTGCCGATCGTCCAGCTTGCCCTGTCGGGCGAAGGCATGACCGAACAGCAGCTTTATGATTACGGCTTCAACTTCATCCGTAACCGGCTGGTAACGGTGCCGGGCGCTGCCCTGCCATACCCCTATGGCGGCCGCGTGCGCCAGATCCAGATGGATCTCGACCCCGGCAAGCTGCAGTCCCGTGGCGTATCGGCACAGGACGTAGGCAACGCTCTGACCACACAGACACAGATCACCCCCGCAGGTTTTGTAAAGATTGGAGAATATCAGTATAATTTCAGGCTGAACAACGCGCCCCTTTCGGTTGACCTGCTCAACATGCTGCCCGTGCGCACGGTCAATGGCGCCGTGGTGCGCGTGCGCGATGTCGCCCATGTGCGTGATGGGGCCACCCCCCAGCAGAACGTGGTGCATGTCGATGGCCAGCGTTCTGCCCTCATGACCGTACTGAAATCGGGCGCCACCTCCACCATCGCCATCGTGGCGGGGATCAAGGCGATGATCCCTGACGCGACACGCGGCCTGCCAAAGCAGCTCAAACTCCGCCCCGTCAACGATCAGTCGCTGTTTGTCCGGGCCGCCGTCAACGGGGTGATGCGCGAGGGGGCGATTGCGGCGGGGCTGACCAGCCTCATGATCCTGCTTTTTCTGGGGTCGTGGCGGTCCACGCTGATTGTGGCGACATCCATCCCGCTATCGGTCATGGGGGCGATTGCAGCCCTGTCCGCGCTGGGCGAGACGCTGAATGTCATGACACTTGGCGGCCTTGCGCTGGCTGTCGGCATTCTGGTGGATGAGGCGACGGTCACGATCGAGAATATCGAGCGCCATCTGGAAATGGGCAAGGACGTACATGCCGCCATCATTGATGGATCGGGGGAGATCATTGTCCCGGCCTTTCTTTCGCTCATCTGCATCTGCATCGTGTTCGTGCCGATGTTCTACCTGCCGGGGGTCGCGGGTTTCCTGTTCGTGCCGATGGCGCTGTCGGTCATGTTCGCCATGGTCATGTCCTTCATCCTGTCGCGCACGCTCGTGCCGACCATGGCCATGTTCCTGCTGCGCCCGCATGAGGATGCAAGGCAGCATAAGGAGAATATCGTCACACGCTTCCAGCATGGTTTCGAGCGGTATTTCGAGGCGCTGCGTGTCCGCTACAGTGCGCTTTTGCAAAGCATTCTGGACCATCGTGGCTGGTTTGTGGCCGGTTTCCTGTGCTTTGCCGTGCTGAGCATGGGGTTGTTCCCGTTCCTTGGCCGCAACTTTTTTCCGCAGGTCGATGCAGGCACGATGACCCTGCATGTGCGCGGCCCCACAGGCATGCGCATAGAAGAGACATCGGCCCTGTTCCAGCGTATCGAGAAGCAGATCCGCCAGCGGATTCCGGCAGGTGAGATTGATTCCATCGCCGACAATATCGGCCTGCCCACCAGCGCCATCAACACCGCCTATAATGCATCAGGCACCATCGGGCCGCAGGATGGGGACATCCTTGTCGCGCTGAAGGAAAATCATCACCCGACCGAGCGGTATATCCGTATCCTGCGCCGCGAACTGCCTCGGGAATTCCCCGAGGCCAGCTTCGCCTTCCTGCCATCGGATATCACGACCCAGATCCTCAATTTTGGCGTGCCGGCACCGATCGACATTCAGGTCTCCGGCCCCAACCCCGATGAGACGCGACAGTTCGCAGGCCGCATATTGCGCGCCATACGCCGCATTGACGGCCTGGTCGATGCGCGCATCCAGCAGCCCGGCCATTACCCCGAACTGCGTTTTGATGCCGACCGTACCCGCATCAACCAGCTTGGCCTGACGGAGGGTGATGTCACCACCGCCATTGCCACCTCCATTGCCGGAACCGTGCAGACCGCCCCGCTTTACTGGCTGGACCCGCACAGCATGGTCACATACCCCATTGCGGTGCAGATGCCCGAATACCGGATCAGTTCGCTGGCGGATATCATCGGCCTGCCGGTAACCGGGGTTTCAGCTGCCCAGGTGCAGGTGCTCGGTGCCCTTGGCACGATTACGCGCGGCACGACCTCACCGGTCGAGGCGCAGTATGACATCCGTTCGCTGGTCGATGTTTTTGCCGGTGGGGACGGGCGCGACCTCGGCGCCATTGCCACGGACGTGCAGGCAGCCCTGCACCGGCTTGAACACGACCGGCCCGATACAGTTACGGTTACGCTGCGCGGCCAGTACCAGGCCATGACAACCGCCTTCTCGGGCATGGGGTTTGGCCTGCTTGGCGCGATCGTGCTGATCTATCTGCTTATTGTCATCAATTTCCAGAGCTGGACCGATCCGTGCATTGTTGTCCTTGCATTGCCGGGAGCGCTTGCGGGGATATGCTGGATGCTGTTTGCAACGCATACGCCGCTTTCCGTGCCCGCGCTGACGGGGGCGATCATGTGCATGGGGGTGGCGACGGCCAACTCCATCCTTGTCATCACCTTCTGCCGCGAGCAACTGGCGGAACATGGGGATGCGCTCAGGGCGGCCCTGACGGCGGGCAGTACCCGCCTGCGGCCCGTCATCATGACGGCGCTGGCCATGGTGATCGGCATGCTGCCCATGGCGCTGGGGCTGGGCGAGGGAGGCGAGCAGAATGCGCCGCTGGGGCGGGCTGTCATTGGCGGCCTGCTATTCGCCACCTGTGCCTCCCTGTTTTTTGTGCCGACGCTTTTCGCCATTATCTATGACCGGCGTGCACGCCACGGCCATGACGGGGCACGTGCCCATGGCTGA